The genomic stretch CCCCAACCACGTTGTGAAAGCTGTTGTATATGGCATCCAGCGAGGCCACTGCAAATTCGGGCGTGCCCATAAAAACGATTCGAAGTTGTTTCATACAGCTGTTATTCTACTTGAATGACCAATCCCTTGAGGTATTCTCCTTCGGGGTGAAACATGTTGATGGGATGATCGGCCGGCTGGTGCAACTGGTGCAGCACTCTTACCTTTCTGTCGGACTCAATGGCCGCAGCCAAAACGCTTCCGTGAAATAAACTTTTGTCCACCACCTGTGAGCACGAAAAAGTAAAAATCAATCCTCCGGGCTTAATTTGACGCATGGCTGCAGCGTTTAGTCTCTTGTAAGCCTGCACGGCACGGTGGCGCGCTTTCAGGTTCTTGGCAAACGCCGGAGGGTCTAATACGATGATGTCGTAGTCTTCAGGTAATTCCTTGATGTGTTGAAGCACATCAGCTTTGAAGGACTCGTGCTTGCCAATAGGCTTGTCAATAAGGGCTACGTTCTCATCACACCATTCAATGGCCAGCGCAGAGCTGTCAACCGAGTGGACTAGTTTTGCTCCACCTTGCAGAGCGTAAACAGAAAAACCTCCGGAGTAAGAAAAAGTGTTGAGCACCTTTTTGTCTTTTGCAAGCGACCCGAGCAACCGGCGATTCTCGCGTTGGTCAACAAAAAAGCCTGTTTTTTGACCGCGCTCCCAGTCAATTTTGAAATGATGACCATACTCAAGGCCCATTGCAGGGCAAGTTGGTTGGCCGATAATATAGCCTGAAGTGGATGTTTCGTTTGGGTTGTGAGCTTCAGCTCCCTTACAGTACACCGCTTTGATGTGCGCACCGGCAACGCTCATCATTGCGCATGCAATGCTTTCGCGGTGGCGGTACATGCCGGTTTGGTGAGGTTGCAGCACTGCCACTTCCCCGTAAACATCAATAATCAAACCCGGCAGGCCGTCTCCTTCTCCGTGTACCCATCGAAAAATGTTGGTCTGCTGGTTTTCGGCAAGCCCAAGCGTTTTGCGCAGTTCCCAGGCGTGGCTTAATCGCTGTATCCAGAATGACTCATCAATCAAAACATCCGAAAAATCAAGCACCCGCACGGCAATTGAGCCTGATCCGTACATGCCGGTAGCTAAAATTTTTCCGCGGTGATTGAGTACCGAAACAAGGTCGCCTTCTTTGGGTTCACCTTTCATTTCACGAATGGCCCCGGAAAAAACCCAAGGATGCCTGCGCAGCAGTGATTTGTCTTTACCGGGGTGCAGGATTACAACAGCTTCCATCATGGCGCAAAGCTATACCTTATTTTCCTCACGATAGGAGCCTGAGGCCACTAGTTTTCGGTCTGGTAAATACTTAATGCGCTCCTCGTCAACGAGCCAGGTGAGGCATTTCAGTACCTTTTCGCGGTCGTAGATGAGCATTGCGTTGGCAATTTCATCCGGTCGCATCGGGGTTTGTTTCAGTTTTGCAAGGATGTGTTCCTTGATTTCTTGTTCGCTTCCCGAAGATGCTTTCTCACTGAGGCATACATCGCATTGGCCGCAGGGCTTCCCGGATTTTTCGCCAAAGTAATTCAGGAGTTTTCGCTGTCTGCACACGTCGGGCTCAAGGTAGGCGAGCATGGCCTCCATTTTTGTATAGGCCACCTCTTTCCGCAGTTCGTAATATTCCTTGGAAAGTCTTAGGTCTCGGTCGTATTGTGCCGGTTGTGTGAAGGTTACCAACGGTGTGTTTCGGGCCGGCTGATAGGCAATTATTTCCATTTCGTGGAGCTGTTCCAATTGCTTTTTAATTTTCTGAAAGCTGCTTCCGGATCGCTTGGCCAGTTCCTGCTCCGAAATTTTCACCGGACCGTCAAAAAGCCCGGAGTGGGAGCGCAAAAGAAGTTCAATGGTCGGTGCCAGCGCGGAGTTGCGCAGTCGAAAGTCATAGAGCACTTGTTTGTTTACTACTACGTGCACCGTCGATGGGCTGTAAAAAGCTTCGTTAAAGCTGAGGTAACCTTCGCCTTCCAGCAATTTTAAGCTGTGAAACAAGTCGAGCAGAGAGATTCCAAAGGTTTTTGAAATAGCCGGTAAATCCACCGGAAAAGTTGCGTGCTGCCCTGAGCCGGCAGCCAGTTGAAGGTGATTAAGCAAACTGCGGTAACAGCGCACAACAGTTTCTCGCCCGGGAAATTTCCGCGTAACTTTTTCCTGTAAGTCAAGCTTGTCGCCCTGGTCAAAGAGAAGAACAGCAAAGGCCTTTTTTTCGTCGCGCCCACCCCGACCTGCCTCCTGAAAGTAGGATTCAAGGTCTTCGGGTAAGTCGAGGTGTACCACAAAGCGAACGTCGGGCTTGTCAATGCCCATTCCGAAGGCGTTGGTGGCCACAACCACTTGTACGTGGTTGTTCATCCACTCTTTTTGCCGCAAAGTGCGTTGTTCGCTGCTGAGCCCCGCGTGATAGTGATTGGCCTTTACGCCATGTCGGTTGAGAAAACCGGCAATTTCAGCGGTTTTCTTCCGGTTGCGTACGTACACTACGCCGCTTCCGCGTTGTTTCTTGCAGATGTTGAGCAGCCTGCCTCTTTTGTTCTCTTCGAGAAAAGCCAGATAAGCGAGGTTGTCCCTCACAAAACTCTTTTGAAGTACATGCTTTTTTTTGAAGGCCAGCTTTTCCTGAATATCATCTACCACATCCGGGGTGGCTGTGGCTGTGAGGGCCAGTACCGGAACATTGGGATGAAGCTCGCGCAGTTCGGCGATTTTGAGATACGGAGGCCGAAAATCATATCCCCACTGCGAAATGCAATGGGCTTCATCAACAGCGATAAGGTTTACGTTCATTTTTTGCACCCTGTCGCGAAATAGCCGGGCTTGAATGCGCTCAGGAGAAACATAGAGCAGCTTGACGTCACCATACACCACATTATCAAGACAGAAGTCTATTTCCCGCGGACTCATACCGCTGTGCAGCGCTGCAGCCTTTATTCCCCGGTTTTTGAGGTTTTCAACCTGATCTTGCATCAGGGCAATGAGGGGTGATATCACGATACATATTCCTTTTTTTGCCAAAGCAGGCACCTGAAAGCATATGGATTTTCCGCCTCCTGTAGGCATCAGAGCCAGAGTATCTTTTCCGTTTAGGACGGATGCAATGATGTCATCCTGCATAGGACGGAAACCATCATAGCCCCAGTATTTTTTCAGTATTTCGATGGCACTTGACACGACACCTCAAAGCTGTTAAATTTTTGCAACATTCGGGTGCTTTTCGGCCACTAAACCTTTATTCTTAATTTTGGCCGACAGGCTGTTTTCCGTTTGACCTGGTAAAAGCAGATCATCCGGTAGTGAACGACTGATCAGATATGAGTTAGAAATTACAGCATACGAATATGAGTGACATGTTAGCAACCGACATAAAAATCCGGGTAAAGCCCACGCCTCAATCCCGTCTCAGTCAACTGGATTTTGATAACCTTCGTTTCGGGAGAGAATTTTCCGACCATATGTTCCAGATGGATTATAAAGACGGTCAATGGCAAAATGCTGAGATAGTTCCTTTTGCGAACCTGTCTTTGAATCCGGCTACAGCGGTTCTGCACTACGGTCAATCCATTTTTGAGGGCATGAAGGCCTACAAAGGCGAGGGCGGCCAGGTAATTCTCTTTAGACCTGAGGCCAATATCCGTCGCATGAATATTTCGGCAGAGCGTATGTGCATGCCGGCTATACCCGAAGGTGTTTTTCGCGATGCTTTGGTAGAATTGATGAAGCTGGATGCCGGTTGGGTGCCGCAGTCTGAAACGGGTTCTCTTTACATACGTCCGTTTCTTTTTGCTACCGATGAATTCATTGGGGTGAAGCCCGGTGAGAGCTTTCGGTTTATGATTTTCACTTGCCCTGTAAACGCTTACTACACAGCTCCTGTGCGGGTGAAGATAGAAATGAAGTACGCGCGCGCCACTCCGGGGGGAACAGGTTATGCAAAAGCAGCGGGTAACTACGCCGCTTCGCTGTATCCGGCCCGATTGGCTCAGAAAATGGGTTACGATCAATTGGTTTGGACAGACGCTCTTACGCACAAGTACATCGAAGAGTCCGGTACGATGAATGTGTTTTTCGTGACTGATGAAGGATTGATGACACCTCCTCTGGGGGACA from Cryomorphaceae bacterium encodes the following:
- a CDS encoding class I SAM-dependent rRNA methyltransferase; the protein is MEAVVILHPGKDKSLLRRHPWVFSGAIREMKGEPKEGDLVSVLNHRGKILATGMYGSGSIAVRVLDFSDVLIDESFWIQRLSHAWELRKTLGLAENQQTNIFRWVHGEGDGLPGLIIDVYGEVAVLQPHQTGMYRHRESIACAMMSVAGAHIKAVYCKGAEAHNPNETSTSGYIIGQPTCPAMGLEYGHHFKIDWERGQKTGFFVDQRENRRLLGSLAKDKKVLNTFSYSGGFSVYALQGGAKLVHSVDSSALAIEWCDENVALIDKPIGKHESFKADVLQHIKELPEDYDIIVLDPPAFAKNLKARHRAVQAYKRLNAAAMRQIKPGGLIFTFSCSQVVDKSLFHGSVLAAAIESDRKVRVLHQLHQPADHPINMFHPEGEYLKGLVIQVE
- a CDS encoding RecQ family ATP-dependent DNA helicase codes for the protein MQDDIIASVLNGKDTLALMPTGGGKSICFQVPALAKKGICIVISPLIALMQDQVENLKNRGIKAAALHSGMSPREIDFCLDNVVYGDVKLLYVSPERIQARLFRDRVQKMNVNLIAVDEAHCISQWGYDFRPPYLKIAELRELHPNVPVLALTATATPDVVDDIQEKLAFKKKHVLQKSFVRDNLAYLAFLEENKRGRLLNICKKQRGSGVVYVRNRKKTAEIAGFLNRHGVKANHYHAGLSSEQRTLRQKEWMNNHVQVVVATNAFGMGIDKPDVRFVVHLDLPEDLESYFQEAGRGGRDEKKAFAVLLFDQGDKLDLQEKVTRKFPGRETVVRCYRSLLNHLQLAAGSGQHATFPVDLPAISKTFGISLLDLFHSLKLLEGEGYLSFNEAFYSPSTVHVVVNKQVLYDFRLRNSALAPTIELLLRSHSGLFDGPVKISEQELAKRSGSSFQKIKKQLEQLHEMEIIAYQPARNTPLVTFTQPAQYDRDLRLSKEYYELRKEVAYTKMEAMLAYLEPDVCRQRKLLNYFGEKSGKPCGQCDVCLSEKASSGSEQEIKEHILAKLKQTPMRPDEIANAMLIYDREKVLKCLTWLVDEERIKYLPDRKLVASGSYREENKV
- a CDS encoding branched-chain amino acid aminotransferase; this translates as MLATDIKIRVKPTPQSRLSQLDFDNLRFGREFSDHMFQMDYKDGQWQNAEIVPFANLSLNPATAVLHYGQSIFEGMKAYKGEGGQVILFRPEANIRRMNISAERMCMPAIPEGVFRDALVELMKLDAGWVPQSETGSLYIRPFLFATDEFIGVKPGESFRFMIFTCPVNAYYTAPVRVKIEMKYARATPGGTGYAKAAGNYAASLYPARLAQKMGYDQLVWTDALTHKYIEESGTMNVFFVTDEGLMTPPLGDTILAGITRDSVLTLARDWGVPVVERRIGVDELVDKLENGKVSDAFGAGTAATIAHIATIGFEGKDYDLPPVGEREFSNKVLTYLNNYRKGRLEDKFNWNLKV